The Synechococcus sp. WH 8101 sequence CGCTGCAGGCAGGGCGGGATAGCGAAACATGAATCCGAGGCCATCCAGGCGCTCGGAGCGGACCTGCTGACCCTCCAGCACCACCCGGGCCCCATCACCGAGGAGCAGCTGCAGCACAGGCCCCGGCACCGGCAACAAGCTCGGGCGACCGAGACTGCGGCCGAGCGCCGTAGCGAACGCTCCCATGCGCACCGGCTCCGGCGCCACACCATTGACCACCCCAGTCCAGGCCGAATCCTCCAGAGCCACCGCAATCAGACGGCAGAGATCGGTGCGATGAATCCAGCTCATCCACTGACGACCATCACCGATCGGTCCACCGAAACCGGCGCGGAACACGGGCAGCATCTTGCCCAGGGCGCCGCCATCAGGGGCCAGAACGATGCCGATGCGCACCACCACCAACCGAGTCGCGGCGGGTTTGCCTGCAGCCGCCGCTTCCCAGGCGGTGCAGAGCTGGGCGAGTCGATCAGCTCCAGCCCCACTGCTCTCCAGAAAACAGGCGTCAGCAGCGGTGCCATAGAAGCCCACCGCGGAGGCATTCACGAGCACGGAAGGCGGCGTGTCGAGGCCCGCCATGGCCGCAACACAATGGCGGGTGGTGTGGAGACGGCTGTCTTCGAGCAGCTGCACGTGCGCCGGCGTCCAGCGCTGCTCAGCAATCGGCTCACCGGCGAGATTCACCACCCCATCCGCAGCCGCCAGAGCCTGATGCAACGGCCCTTCAGGCGCCCAGGCATCGGCCTGAGCCGGATCCAGCTGCAGCCAGGTGAGGGGCTGGGCCAGGGAGGGACACGCCACGGCCTGGGGGCGCCGGCTCACCACGGTGAGATCGTGCCCGGCGGCCTGGAGCATCGGGATCAGCTCACGCCCCACCAGACCGGTGCATCCGAGCAGAAGCAGGCGCATGGGGTTCGTCCAGGCAAGGGCCCGCAGGCTAAGGGGCCTGGGCCTCCGCAATCGGCACGGTGATCTTCATGCGGCGGGCGAGCGGCACGAGGGCGAAACCCTGAATGAACAGACCGCAGAGCACCACCGCCAGAGCCAACGGCGGCATCTCCTCCCCCCAGCTCACCCCAGACGCCCAGGCATCGATCGCCAGGGCGATCGGCACGGCGCCACGGAGCCCGGCCCAGCAGATGAACATGCGCTCAGGCGGGCGGAAGGTTGTGCGCAACAGCAGGGTCTGCACGATCACGAGTCGCACCAGCTGCATCACCAGAAAGAGCAACAAGCCCCAGCCAGCCGCAAACACCACGTTCTGCGGCTCCACCACCAGCCCCATGCAGAGGAACAACACCAGCTCCGCCATTTTGGCGAAGCTGGCGTGGGCTTCCTCCAGGGCCGCCTGATCCAGGCTGGGGCCATTGCCGAGCACGAGGCCGGCCACATAGGCGGCCAGCAGCGGGCTGCCCCCCATCAAGGCGGTGCCGCCGCTGAGCACCATCAGCAACGCCAGGCTCACCACAGGGAGCATGGTGGTTTGGTTGAGGCTGGTGCGACTGCCGAGCAACTGCACGGTGAGACTGCCGCCGAGGAAGCCGATCAGGATGCCGAGCAGAAACTGACGAATCACGTCGATCACCAGATCGGCCGGTGCCACGCCTTCCCCACCCGCCAGGGCGAGGGCAACGCCCGCGAGCACCACCGCCATCGGATCGTTAAAGCCAGATTCGGTTTCGATCAGATCGATCAAGGGCTGGGGCAACTGGCCAGCCAGGGGCCGCAGCAGGGCCAGCACCGCCGAGGCATCGGTGCTCCCCACCATGGCGCCCACGAACAGGGCTTTCGGCAGCAGCTCCAGCACGGGTCGGTCGCCCTGCAGCACCCCGAAGCCGATCAGCACGGCGGCGGTGAGCACGGAGGTGAGCACCACCCCCAGGGTGGCGAGGCGGGCGGCCGGTCGGATCACGGCCCGCACCTCAGCCCAGTTGGTGGTGAGACCACCAAAAAAGAGCACCAGCACCAGAGCCACCTGGGTGATCTGCTCGGCATGGCTCAGGTTGAGCAGAGAGGCCGTGCCGGAGGCCACCTCCATCTTGTTGTCGATCAGCAGACCGAGCATCAGCACCATCAGGATGCCGGGCACGCGAATCCGAGCCGCCAAATCATCGAGCAGCACGGCCACCAGCAACAACCCCCCGAAGGCGAGCAGATACACCGCCAGTTGATGGGCCAAAGACTCGATGCAACATCGCGATCGTTTTAGCCTGCAATTCAGCAAGCGCTCCGTGATGGCCGAAACAGCCCCTGCCCTGAAGAAAGGCGCCCTGGTGCGGGTCAATCGCCAGGCCTACACCGGCAGTGTGGAGGCAGCGGCCAGCGATCCATCCGCACCGGCCTACATCTTTGAAGGGCCTGGAGAATTGCTGGCGATCCAGGGGGACTACGGCCAGGTGCGCTGGCGCCGTCCGGTGCCGGATGTGTGGCTGAAGCTGGCTCAGCTCGAGGCCTGCGACTGAAGCGTCGCTTCCACCTCCTGCACAGCGCGAGGAATCGAGCGGCCGGCAGCGGGAAGACGCCAGAGCGCGCCAGACAACACAGCGCTGAGATCATCGAGCGCCACCAAGAGCGCCCCATCACCATGGCGCCGACGCGCGGCTTCCATCACCCGACGCGCCTGGGCTGGGTTCCAAGCGGCGATCGACACGACCGCCCGATAGGCGCTGGGCCAGGGGTTCTGGGGCAGGGCCCGCTCCAGAGCAGCGAACTGACGGTCCGCCTCCGCCGGCCGATTCGCCAGCACCGCCAACAAGGCCAGACTCCAACGTGGTTCCACGGCCTCGGGATCCAGGCGAAGCGCTTGCTCCGCCTGGCGCTGGACCCGATCGCGATACAACTGATGGCCATCGAGCATGTGCTCGACACCCACGGCCGCGAACAAGGGATCCAGGCCGGCCGGCCCCTGGGCCAGACCGCTGGCGAGAGCAGGAAATTGCGTGGCAAACTCTGCCGGTGCCGGCGCCTGCGCACGCCGCCTCCAGAGGGAATAACTCCCCACCTGGGGCCGTGAAAAGCGCTCCACCCGTTCAAACACACCGCTGCTGCGCACGGCTTGATCGAGTCGCCGCGCGCTTTTGCGCACCGACCCCTGATCCCCTTCCGCGAGCAACACCCACTCCGCCCTGGCCAGAACGGGTTCCACATCGCCCCGGCTGCTGCCGAGCTGGCGCCCCACCAGTTGTCCGCCCTGGCGACGGCCGTAGTAACTGACGTTGTGCTGATTGAGATCCGGAGTACTCGGCACCACGATCAAGGTGGTGGGTCGCCCATCGGCCCGGGCACCGCCGGCTCGACGGACAATCGCATCCAACGGCCCCTGATGGCGGTTCTGCAGTCGGGCCAGCTGGGCGGACCAGGCGGCGGGCCCACAGGACAGCAGCCCTGACATCAGGGCGACCGGTGCCAACCAGAACTGCAACCCTGGCCAACGGCCGCGCAACCAGAGGCCCCACTGCCACCAGCCTCGCGCCAGAAGCAGGATCAGGGCCGGCAGCAGGGGGGCGATGTAGCGATCGTCTTTGTTGGGGCTGAGGCTGGTGACCAGCCAGCCAACCAGCAGCGTCACCACCAGAAACCGCCAGGCCTGAGGCTCATCGCCGCTGTGGCGGCGGCGCTGCCAGCACCAGAGCACAACCCCAGCACAGCCCACCGCGAGCATCACCGCGCCGATCTGGGCAGGCAGCAGTCGGGGGTACCAGAGCCAGCCGCTCAGGCTGAGCGGCCCAGGGTCTCCCTCCCGGGCTGCCGACTCGAGCACAGCCCGGTTAGTGCCACCCAGGGTGGTGATCCAGTTGTGCCGCAGCCAGGGCAGCACGCCGGCGAGCACCACAGCCACCCCTGCCAACCACTGCAGGCGGCGCCCCTCGCCCCGACGCCAGGCGCCCCAACTCACCCAGGTCAGAGCCGGAAGCAGCACCAGCAGGGAACTCTGTTTCACGAGAAGCGCTCCGGTGCAGGCGAGGGCGGCCGTGAGGGCCTGCAGCCACTGCCCGCCCTCCAGGGGATGCCACCAACGGCTGAGCCGCCAGAGGGCGAGGGTCACCATCGCCGTGAGGGCCATCTCCAGCACGTAATCGCTTCGCAACTCCAGCAAGGCCGGTGCCAGGGCCACCAACAGGGCCGCCAGCAAGGCAAAGGCGCGCGACTCCACCAAAGAACGACGCAACGTCAGCGCCCAGGAGGCCACTGCCCACAAGAGCACGCCGTGCCAGAGGCTGAGGCTCCAGGCCGCCTGGGACGGATCATCTCCGGCCCAGGCCATCACGGTGCCATTCACCAGCGAAGCCAAGGGGGGAATCTTGGGCGATAGATCCAGCAGAGAGTTCCAGCCCTGCCAGGCACCACCTGGCAGCAGCCCGAGCGCGCGGCCGTGATCGAGAGCACTGTTGAGGTAGTCGGCCTGGTCCCAGGCCGGCAGGCCGTCGTTCAACGTCCACCAGAGCCGATCAGCGCCGGTGGCGACCAGCCAGATCCCGAGCAGCAGGGCACGAAAGAGCCAGGGGCCCATCAACCGATCTCCAGACGCCCGCGCTCCTCATGCAGGCGCTGCCGGCGACGCTTCGCCTCCCGCAGCATCTCCCGACCGTCGTGGAGGTAGTTGTCCACGTAACCCATCGTGTAGCGGTCCAATTCGTTGAGGGCATCCTCCACCTGGGAGAGGCAGTGGTACACGCTCAGGCCGAAACCCCTGGCCGAAGCCGGTGTCGGCAGGGATTGATAGAGAGTTTTCACCTTGTCGATGCGGGCGCGACTCTGCTCCAAGTAGGCACAGAACGCCTCCATCAGGGTGTCGTCGTAGGGATCGGCGGAGAGGGCGCGCAGCTGGGCCGGAAAGGCATTGATCACCTGGCCCAGCTGGCGATCGATCGGCCCATACACCGCCTGCAGCCACTGCACCAGAGCGTCATCGGCGCAGGCGCCCCGGCCGGTGGAGCGACTGGCGGCCTGAGCCGCACGGGCATTGCGGGCACCACGGCGCCGGGCCTCTTCCTGGCCATCGCCGGCTGAAGCGAGGCTGCGATCGCGATCGAAAGCCCGGCGGCGCTCGGCATCCCCGAGCAGTTCCCAGGCGGCATTGAGCGCCAGGATCCGCTCCTCATCGCCGCCGGCATCGGGGTGATGTTCCTTCACCAGACGCCGATAGGCCGCCTTGACCTCCCCATGACTGGCGCTGGGACCGAGTCCCAGCACCCGATAGGGATCGCCGCCATGGGCGTCGAGCTGGGGCGAGCGACTCACAACTGACCATCCCGCCGGGCTGGTGCCGCAGGCGCGCTGCTGAACATCGGCGTGGAGAGATACCGCTCCCCAAAGCTGGCGAGGATCACCACGATGCGGCGGCCGGCCATCGCCGGACGCTGGCCGATCCGGAGCGCTGCCGCCACTGCCGCACCACTGCTGACGCCACTGAGGAGTCCCTCCTCCCGGGCCAGACGGCGACCCATCGCCATCGCCTCCTCATCGCTGATGGCCACGATCTCATCGATCAACGCAGCCTCGAGCACGGGAGGCACAAAACCGGCGCCGATGCCCTGAATGCGGTGGGGGCCGGGATCCCCACCCGCCAGCACCGGACTGGCCGCCGGCTCCACCGCCACCACCTGCAGGCCCGGGCACCGGGGCTTGAGCACCTGAGCACAGCCGGTGAGGGTGCCGCCGGTGCCAACGCCAGCAACGAAGGCATCCAAGGCGCCGCCGGTGTCAGCCCAGATTTCTTCGGCGGTGGTGGCCGCGTGCACGGCGGGATTGGCCGGATTGTCGAACTGCTGCAGCAGATAGGCCCCGGGGATCTCCGCCACGAGCTGGCGCGCCAGGGCAATCGCCCCCTGCATCCCCTCCGCCCCTGGAGTGAGCTGAAGTTCGGCGCCATAGGCCCGGAGCATGGAACGGCGCTCCGTGCTCATCGTGTCGGGCATGGTGAGAATCAGTCTGTAGCCGCGGGCGGCGGCCACCATGGCCAGGGCGATGCCGGTGTTGCCACTGGTGGGCTCCACCAGCACGGTGCGCCCGGGGTGGATCGTGCCACTGGCTTCCGCAGCCTGCACCATCGCCCCGGCGATCCGGTCT is a genomic window containing:
- a CDS encoding cation:proton antiporter, with translation MAHQLAVYLLAFGGLLLVAVLLDDLAARIRVPGILMVLMLGLLIDNKMEVASGTASLLNLSHAEQITQVALVLVLFFGGLTTNWAEVRAVIRPAARLATLGVVLTSVLTAAVLIGFGVLQGDRPVLELLPKALFVGAMVGSTDASAVLALLRPLAGQLPQPLIDLIETESGFNDPMAVVLAGVALALAGGEGVAPADLVIDVIRQFLLGILIGFLGGSLTVQLLGSRTSLNQTTMLPVVSLALLMVLSGGTALMGGSPLLAAYVAGLVLGNGPSLDQAALEEAHASFAKMAELVLFLCMGLVVEPQNVVFAAGWGLLLFLVMQLVRLVIVQTLLLRTTFRPPERMFICWAGLRGAVPIALAIDAWASGVSWGEEMPPLALAVVLCGLFIQGFALVPLARRMKITVPIAEAQAP
- a CDS encoding phospholipid carrier-dependent glycosyltransferase; translated protein: MGPWLFRALLLGIWLVATGADRLWWTLNDGLPAWDQADYLNSALDHGRALGLLPGGAWQGWNSLLDLSPKIPPLASLVNGTVMAWAGDDPSQAAWSLSLWHGVLLWAVASWALTLRRSLVESRAFALLAALLVALAPALLELRSDYVLEMALTAMVTLALWRLSRWWHPLEGGQWLQALTAALACTGALLVKQSSLLVLLPALTWVSWGAWRRGEGRRLQWLAGVAVVLAGVLPWLRHNWITTLGGTNRAVLESAAREGDPGPLSLSGWLWYPRLLPAQIGAVMLAVGCAGVVLWCWQRRRHSGDEPQAWRFLVVTLLVGWLVTSLSPNKDDRYIAPLLPALILLLARGWWQWGLWLRGRWPGLQFWLAPVALMSGLLSCGPAAWSAQLARLQNRHQGPLDAIVRRAGGARADGRPTTLIVVPSTPDLNQHNVSYYGRRQGGQLVGRQLGSSRGDVEPVLARAEWVLLAEGDQGSVRKSARRLDQAVRSSGVFERVERFSRPQVGSYSLWRRRAQAPAPAEFATQFPALASGLAQGPAGLDPLFAAVGVEHMLDGHQLYRDRVQRQAEQALRLDPEAVEPRWSLALLAVLANRPAEADRQFAALERALPQNPWPSAYRAVVSIAAWNPAQARRVMEAARRRHGDGALLVALDDLSAVLSGALWRLPAAGRSIPRAVQEVEATLQSQASS
- a CDS encoding TIGR01777 family oxidoreductase; this encodes MRLLLLGCTGLVGRELIPMLQAAGHDLTVVSRRPQAVACPSLAQPLTWLQLDPAQADAWAPEGPLHQALAAADGVVNLAGEPIAEQRWTPAHVQLLEDSRLHTTRHCVAAMAGLDTPPSVLVNASAVGFYGTAADACFLESSGAGADRLAQLCTAWEAAAAGKPAATRLVVVRIGIVLAPDGGALGKMLPVFRAGFGGPIGDGRQWMSWIHRTDLCRLIAVALEDSAWTGVVNGVAPEPVRMGAFATALGRSLGRPSLLPVPGPVLQLLLGDGARVVLEGQQVRSERLDGLGFMFRYPALPAALDAATRS
- the cysK gene encoding cysteine synthase A; the encoded protein is MPIADDITALVGRTPLVRLNRLPAACGCQAEILAKLESFNPTASVKDRIAGAMVQAAEASGTIHPGRTVLVEPTSGNTGIALAMVAAARGYRLILTMPDTMSTERRSMLRAYGAELQLTPGAEGMQGAIALARQLVAEIPGAYLLQQFDNPANPAVHAATTAEEIWADTGGALDAFVAGVGTGGTLTGCAQVLKPRCPGLQVVAVEPAASPVLAGGDPGPHRIQGIGAGFVPPVLEAALIDEIVAISDEEAMAMGRRLAREEGLLSGVSSGAAVAAALRIGQRPAMAGRRIVVILASFGERYLSTPMFSSAPAAPARRDGQL
- the ndhO gene encoding NAD(P)H-quinone oxidoreductase subunit O, which codes for MAETAPALKKGALVRVNRQAYTGSVEAAASDPSAPAYIFEGPGELLAIQGDYGQVRWRRPVPDVWLKLAQLEACD
- a CDS encoding J domain-containing protein codes for the protein MSRSPQLDAHGGDPYRVLGLGPSASHGEVKAAYRRLVKEHHPDAGGDEERILALNAAWELLGDAERRRAFDRDRSLASAGDGQEEARRRGARNARAAQAASRSTGRGACADDALVQWLQAVYGPIDRQLGQVINAFPAQLRALSADPYDDTLMEAFCAYLEQSRARIDKVKTLYQSLPTPASARGFGLSVYHCLSQVEDALNELDRYTMGYVDNYLHDGREMLREAKRRRQRLHEERGRLEIG